From the Opitutaceae bacterium genome, one window contains:
- a CDS encoding toll/interleukin-1 receptor domain-containing protein: MSLSTSSVAPGVDASTFDDDAWDDLLNYIEEKRVIPIVGPELLSVEAETGPVNLYSWLAPRLAQRLGVPNEELPHSPTLNDVVVRFLARRGRREDAYSRLRTILRESSFQPSPALRQLAEITDFDLYISTTFDTLLEDAINTARFGGQKGADSIAYAPNKVADLACERDQLNRPTVYQLLGKLSASPTYVLSDEDTLEFMCALQSDAYCPEKLFAALAENHLLVLGGGFPDWLMRLFLRLAKRRRLSDPRDVGEVFADRLGVSEASLVFFLRKVSSRTQVYAEGAEAFVAELHRRWRKRQGLSGGTVAPMVASAAPMEPRRFLAPAKEMPEGAVFISYTRDDLAAVQRIKSGLDAAGIVTWFDMDQLGTGDDFDRKIQRNIARCSFFVPIISDATQRRIEGYFRREWSWAIERTRGMAEGAAFILPVCIDQTSESSALVPDKFKQYHWTRMPGGEISADFVTRLRELFGLHS, from the coding sequence CGATGCGTCCACATTTGATGACGATGCCTGGGACGACCTCCTCAACTACATAGAGGAGAAGCGGGTTATTCCAATTGTCGGGCCGGAACTGCTCTCCGTTGAAGCGGAGACAGGTCCTGTGAATCTTTACTCCTGGCTGGCGCCGCGCCTTGCGCAGCGGCTTGGTGTGCCGAATGAAGAGCTGCCACATTCGCCGACCCTGAACGATGTGGTCGTGCGGTTTCTGGCAAGGCGCGGGAGGCGCGAGGATGCGTATTCGCGGCTGCGAACGATCCTGCGTGAATCCTCCTTCCAGCCGTCGCCGGCGCTGCGGCAACTCGCGGAGATTACCGACTTTGATCTCTATATCTCGACAACGTTCGACACGCTGCTCGAGGATGCGATCAATACCGCGCGTTTTGGTGGTCAAAAGGGGGCGGACTCCATTGCCTATGCGCCGAACAAGGTCGCGGATCTCGCGTGTGAGCGCGATCAACTGAATCGTCCCACGGTTTATCAGCTTCTTGGCAAGCTCTCGGCCTCGCCGACCTATGTCTTGTCCGATGAGGACACGCTTGAGTTCATGTGCGCCTTGCAGAGCGACGCCTATTGCCCGGAGAAGCTCTTCGCCGCGCTGGCAGAAAATCACCTTTTGGTGCTTGGCGGTGGATTTCCCGATTGGCTCATGCGGCTCTTCCTCCGCCTGGCCAAACGCAGGCGCCTGTCGGATCCCCGCGATGTGGGTGAAGTGTTTGCCGACCGACTCGGCGTCTCGGAGGCGAGCCTCGTCTTTTTCCTCCGCAAGGTGAGCAGTCGCACCCAGGTCTATGCCGAAGGTGCGGAGGCGTTCGTCGCCGAGTTGCACCGCCGCTGGAGGAAACGGCAAGGTCTGTCCGGTGGCACGGTGGCGCCGATGGTGGCGTCCGCCGCACCGATGGAACCGAGGCGTTTCCTGGCACCGGCAAAGGAGATGCCCGAAGGCGCGGTGTTCATCAGCTACACCCGGGACGACCTGGCTGCCGTGCAACGCATCAAGTCAGGACTGGATGCGGCGGGCATCGTCACGTGGTTTGACATGGACCAGCTCGGAACGGGCGATGATTTTGACCGGAAGATCCAGCGGAACATCGCGCGCTGCTCCTTTTTCGTCCCCATCATTTCGGATGCGACGCAGCGACGCATCGAAGGCTATTTTCGACGCGAGTGGTCATGGGCAATCGAACGCACCCGCGGCATGGCTGAAGGCGCCGCGTTTATCCTCCCGGTGTGCATCGACCAGACGAGCGAGTCGTCCGCCCTCGTGCCCGACAAGTTCAAGCAGTACCATTGGACGCGCATGCCCGGCGGGGAGATCTCGGCTGATTTTGTGACCCGGCTTCGTGAATTGTTTGGACTCCACTCCTAA
- a CDS encoding ATP-binding protein, producing the protein MADIVPEQVDRSQPWPGLATFTEEHRAFFFGRDEETRELLRKIERRTLTVLFGQSGLGKSSLLQAGVFPRLRESGVWPIYVRLDHDPSASPLAEQIKSFVREGTAEAGTWSKPGSAIPSETLWEFFHHRDDVLTGKDGQPLIPMLVFDQFEELFTLGTANDASRTRAEDFIDQLSDLIENRPPADFDARIDSGTTNGDDFDHTRADYRILIALREDYLPHLESLKQRIPSLMQNRMRLTRLRGENALEAVLKPAPGVVSEEVARSIVAYVAGRADLDQAEVEPALLSLVCRELNSRRLAKGEAVISADLLEGSRETILTEFYERCVAPHPAAVREFIEDELLTDSGYRENIALERAHKGLASRGAEPKALDALVASRLLRIEERLDLRRIELTHDVLCAVVRASREKRRQRIEQEHEEQRRIDAEDALARSRNEAAEARRALFKARAIAAGAATLALVAIAAAAWGYLNMRRAQRAEKQALAAQGEANAAREAANIARDKAEDVMSFLLSDMQGKLVDNGDHQMSELMVNAMIGYYEGLPAGMIAGDSELNFARALASKARTSSVTGKAAEADAFANRAYAIIKQRIDRGNLTDKERRTANWVFLGQWWVAIDRNDFGKATAAASSAREIMEPLAKRENALASDVDSYIWRMATTAFSLQSSRQFGSAEPLFDQTIADAKKLGGGNPENRGVTYCMAAVYKGLSYVYSGTGRVAQGAQAARESIRLFDALAARWPEDMTIMFERGSSKSALGSAEWTLGNLEEARIQYSAAATEYTLYLEKSPNDHRVRMWALDNSSNEIDLALQIGHVDDALRRIEEVIRENRAMVESSQLAGSIGRVAWSALDTYARLGMRADAERMLALVGDFWGRMLDLAPEAFRAGFPSIHDVVEALRLSMELELGTDPGVVLERADKALKRVAELNPNTKPSFVWVELNQVRAFAALGVGSVRESEESATEALLGMERDEWYRSLNDYSGSRDRLQAARIEAQARQGRVAEAKGGLAPLLENSRARARAVPMDVYRSMRLLDFLVAKAWTLEPSDVGTKNAIRAEVSQLVSALPDRVKSMPFFANLQTRLDVALK; encoded by the coding sequence ATGGCTGATATCGTACCCGAACAAGTCGACCGGTCTCAGCCCTGGCCCGGGCTGGCAACATTTACCGAGGAGCATCGCGCGTTTTTCTTCGGTCGTGATGAGGAAACTCGCGAACTCCTGCGCAAAATCGAGCGGCGCACGCTCACCGTCCTCTTCGGCCAATCGGGTCTCGGCAAGTCGTCGCTGCTGCAGGCCGGCGTATTTCCGCGCCTGCGCGAGAGCGGCGTGTGGCCGATCTACGTACGGCTCGACCATGATCCGAGTGCGTCACCGCTTGCGGAGCAGATCAAGAGCTTCGTGCGTGAAGGGACGGCGGAGGCGGGCACGTGGTCAAAGCCGGGCAGCGCGATTCCAAGCGAGACGCTCTGGGAGTTCTTCCACCACCGCGACGACGTGCTGACGGGCAAGGACGGGCAGCCGCTTATACCGATGTTGGTTTTCGATCAGTTCGAAGAGCTATTCACCCTTGGCACCGCGAACGACGCGTCCCGTACACGCGCAGAAGACTTCATCGATCAGCTTTCCGATTTGATCGAGAACCGTCCTCCCGCCGACTTTGATGCACGTATCGATTCGGGCACTACAAACGGCGACGACTTTGACCACACCCGGGCGGATTACCGGATTTTGATCGCGCTCCGTGAGGATTACCTGCCGCACCTGGAGAGCTTGAAGCAGCGCATCCCGTCGCTTATGCAGAACCGCATGCGCCTCACCCGGCTTCGAGGGGAGAATGCGCTTGAGGCGGTGTTGAAGCCGGCGCCCGGTGTCGTATCGGAGGAAGTGGCTCGCTCGATCGTTGCTTATGTGGCGGGACGGGCTGACCTGGACCAGGCGGAGGTGGAGCCCGCCCTCTTGAGCCTCGTTTGTCGCGAACTTAACTCGCGCCGCCTCGCGAAGGGTGAGGCCGTTATCAGTGCGGACCTCTTGGAAGGGTCACGCGAAACGATTCTCACGGAGTTCTATGAACGCTGCGTCGCACCGCACCCGGCCGCGGTGCGCGAGTTTATCGAGGACGAGCTCCTCACCGACTCCGGCTACCGCGAGAACATCGCACTCGAACGCGCACACAAGGGCCTCGCCTCCCGCGGTGCCGAGCCAAAAGCGCTCGATGCGCTGGTCGCTTCGCGCCTCCTGCGTATTGAGGAGCGTCTCGATCTGCGCCGCATTGAGCTGACGCACGACGTTCTTTGCGCGGTTGTGCGGGCGAGCCGCGAAAAGCGGCGGCAGCGGATCGAGCAGGAGCACGAAGAGCAGCGGCGAATCGATGCGGAGGACGCGTTGGCGAGATCAAGAAATGAAGCAGCCGAGGCACGACGAGCATTGTTTAAGGCGCGAGCGATCGCAGCAGGCGCAGCGACACTGGCGCTGGTCGCAATCGCCGCGGCGGCTTGGGGTTACCTGAACATGCGTCGGGCGCAGAGAGCGGAAAAGCAGGCCCTCGCCGCTCAAGGCGAGGCGAACGCCGCTCGAGAGGCAGCAAACATCGCCCGTGACAAGGCAGAGGATGTGATGAGCTTCCTGCTCTCCGATATGCAGGGGAAGTTGGTGGACAATGGGGACCATCAGATGTCAGAATTAATGGTAAATGCGATGATCGGCTACTACGAAGGGTTGCCTGCCGGAATGATTGCAGGCGATTCGGAGCTTAATTTCGCCAGAGCATTGGCGTCAAAAGCACGGACCTCTTCTGTTACAGGCAAAGCGGCTGAGGCAGACGCGTTCGCCAATCGCGCTTATGCAATAATCAAGCAGCGTATTGATCGAGGAAATCTGACGGACAAAGAGCGACGTACAGCCAACTGGGTCTTCCTCGGTCAGTGGTGGGTTGCCATAGACAGGAATGATTTCGGCAAAGCAACGGCTGCAGCGTCGTCGGCGCGAGAAATTATGGAGCCTCTTGCCAAACGTGAAAATGCTCTGGCGAGTGACGTTGATAGCTATATCTGGCGGATGGCGACAACTGCGTTCAGTCTGCAGAGTTCTCGGCAATTCGGATCGGCGGAACCTTTGTTCGATCAGACTATCGCTGACGCAAAGAAGTTGGGCGGCGGAAATCCCGAAAATAGGGGTGTAACCTATTGCATGGCGGCGGTTTATAAGGGTCTATCGTACGTCTATAGCGGCACGGGTCGGGTGGCACAGGGAGCGCAGGCCGCGCGAGAGTCGATTAGACTTTTTGACGCCCTGGCCGCGCGCTGGCCGGAAGACATGACGATTATGTTCGAGAGGGGCTCCTCGAAATCAGCTTTAGGGTCGGCAGAGTGGACGCTTGGAAACCTTGAAGAGGCCAGGATCCAGTACTCTGCCGCCGCCACAGAATACACCCTCTATTTGGAGAAATCGCCAAACGATCACCGTGTTCGGATGTGGGCGCTTGATAATTCATCAAATGAAATCGACTTGGCATTACAAATCGGACACGTGGACGATGCCCTCCGCAGAATTGAAGAGGTAATTCGTGAGAATCGGGCGATGGTGGAGTCCAGCCAGCTTGCTGGTTCGATTGGTCGGGTGGCGTGGTCTGCGTTGGACACATATGCGCGGTTGGGAATGCGAGCGGATGCCGAACGCATGCTTGCCTTGGTTGGCGATTTTTGGGGGCGGATGCTTGATCTTGCGCCCGAAGCTTTTCGGGCAGGTTTCCCCTCAATACACGATGTGGTTGAGGCCTTGCGACTTTCCATGGAACTCGAATTGGGTACTGACCCAGGAGTCGTGCTCGAGCGGGCTGATAAGGCGCTTAAACGAGTCGCGGAATTGAACCCAAACACCAAACCATCTTTCGTTTGGGTGGAGTTAAACCAGGTGAGGGCTTTTGCCGCGTTGGGAGTCGGATCGGTCCGCGAATCGGAGGAAAGCGCGACGGAAGCTCTCCTCGGAATGGAGAGAGACGAGTGGTATCGGTCTTTGAACGACTACTCCGGCTCCCGTGACAGACTTCAGGCGGCTCGTATTGAAGCACAAGCGAGGCAGGGGCGCGTCGCGGAAGCAAAGGGAGGGCTTGCTCCTCTGCTTGAAAACTCAAGAGCCAGGGCTAGGGCGGTGCCCATGGATGTTTATCGATCCATGCGACTTCTGGATTTCCTGGTGGCGAAGGCGTGGACGCTTGAGCCGAGCGACGTTGGGACAAAGAACGCAATTCGCGCGGAAGTATCGCAGCTGGTCTCGGCGTTGCCGGACCGCGTCAAAAGCATGCCATTTTTCGCCAATCTTCAGACGCGTCTCGATGTCGCATTGAAGTGA
- a CDS encoding metalloregulator ArsR/SmtB family transcription factor — MPRKPALPPKALEQIAHRFGVLSEPMRLRLLQALFEGERNVTELVAATGGTQANVSRHLQTLLHAGILGRRKQGLQVFYTITDPSIPKLCELVCGSLEKAHAQRAEAFE, encoded by the coding sequence ATGCCCAGGAAGCCCGCCCTCCCACCCAAGGCGCTCGAACAGATTGCCCACCGCTTCGGCGTGCTGTCCGAGCCCATGCGCCTGCGCCTGCTGCAGGCCCTTTTTGAGGGCGAACGGAACGTCACGGAGCTTGTGGCGGCGACTGGGGGGACGCAGGCCAACGTCTCCCGCCACCTCCAGACCCTCCTGCACGCCGGGATACTCGGCCGTCGCAAACAGGGCCTGCAGGTGTTCTACACCATCACCGACCCGTCCATTCCGAAGCTTTGCGAATTGGTCTGCGGCAGCTTGGAAAAGGCCCACGCCCAGCGCGCCGAGGCGTTCGAGTAG
- a CDS encoding DUF2892 domain-containing protein encodes MKIENLIRLLAGTFGLLGSALAWFVDPLWVILPAFVGFNLIQSVFTGFCPPSLVLRKLGWVDGAGVIHWGGRKS; translated from the coding sequence ATGAAAATCGAAAATCTGATTCGTCTGCTCGCCGGTACTTTCGGCCTCCTTGGCTCCGCCCTCGCCTGGTTTGTCGATCCCCTCTGGGTGATTCTCCCTGCTTTCGTCGGCTTCAATCTGATCCAGTCGGTCTTTACCGGCTTTTGCCCTCCAAGCCTGGTGCTCCGCAAACTGGGTTGGGTCGATGGCGCCGGTGTCATACACTGGGGTGGCCGGAAATCCTGA
- a CDS encoding efflux RND transporter periplasmic adaptor subunit: MPTRTLLPLVLALILSACSKHETPRLVSDAMQVPKGIELAEVRQERGEVEVFGTVRSVQRASLAFRLMGNVNSVAAGLGTQVAAGDVLATLHSADLEAKLAQASAALNTAQRDAARERVLAEKGASTAESVRALEDRLMVAQASVRELEAMLSFATLRAPLSGRIASRSVEPGDFVGAGQVVFKLEAGDRLEIEAPIPLSLASSLATGGELRVVIDGATLTATLRELSAGADAVSRTLSIKADLPAGTQATPGTFARIRLQAAGTERLLVPASALERVGQLDRVLVVGQEGTVSRRLVKTGLAHDGQVEVLAGLRVGERIVRNAAAFGRIGGEKLQQTAQP; this comes from the coding sequence ATGCCAACCCGAACCCTGTTGCCCCTCGTGCTCGCGCTGATTCTCAGTGCGTGCTCCAAACATGAAACACCTCGCCTGGTTTCAGATGCCATGCAGGTTCCAAAGGGGATCGAGCTCGCCGAGGTCCGCCAAGAGAGGGGTGAGGTCGAGGTATTTGGCACGGTGCGGTCGGTTCAGCGGGCATCGCTGGCGTTTCGGCTCATGGGGAACGTCAACTCAGTCGCCGCCGGCCTGGGAACGCAGGTGGCCGCGGGTGATGTGCTCGCGACGCTCCATTCCGCGGATCTCGAGGCGAAGCTCGCCCAGGCAAGCGCTGCCCTCAACACGGCGCAGCGGGATGCGGCACGCGAACGGGTCCTTGCCGAAAAGGGTGCCAGCACCGCCGAGTCCGTGCGCGCACTGGAAGACAGGTTGATGGTCGCTCAGGCATCGGTGCGGGAACTCGAGGCAATGCTCTCGTTTGCCACGCTCCGCGCCCCGTTATCAGGACGGATCGCCAGCCGAAGTGTGGAACCCGGTGACTTCGTCGGCGCGGGTCAGGTGGTTTTCAAACTCGAGGCAGGCGACCGCCTGGAGATCGAGGCCCCCATTCCGCTCTCACTCGCATCGTCCCTTGCAACCGGCGGCGAGCTTCGCGTGGTGATCGATGGGGCTACACTCACGGCCACCTTGCGCGAGCTATCGGCCGGTGCGGACGCAGTTTCCCGTACGCTTTCGATCAAAGCCGATTTGCCCGCAGGGACTCAAGCGACTCCGGGCACCTTCGCCCGGATCAGGTTGCAGGCGGCGGGGACCGAAAGGTTGCTCGTTCCGGCGTCGGCGCTCGAACGGGTTGGCCAACTGGACCGAGTGCTGGTGGTGGGGCAGGAGGGCACCGTCAGCCGGCGCCTGGTAAAGACAGGTCTTGCCCACGATGGCCAGGTGGAGGTGCTCGCTGGACTTCGCGTGGGCGAGCGGATTGTTCGCAATGCGGCCGCCTTTGGGCGCATCGGCGGTGAAAAACTCCAACAGACCGCCCAGCCATGA